A genomic region of Trifolium pratense cultivar HEN17-A07 linkage group LG3, ARS_RC_1.1, whole genome shotgun sequence contains the following coding sequences:
- the LOC123913405 gene encoding telomere length regulation protein TEL2 homolog isoform X4, with translation MKPNVSRIAQVVASIPDKARMNSPTSLSSHVFFRQIIVQLLSLEEEREVIDTSDEIDKNGALLFIGETFSRICRRGSADLLASELIPRVLRLVNSCLSSNDSSINEDVLESKPEAVFWLKMMESITDPYTTERISEQILHELARQDTNDVQAYWVLWLFFHRIFNLRASVRSMFVDTFILWKVFPFSCLKWILQFAVCECPPGTSLSGHNRPGLLKIIQRLLAKWSKKEFVQTAPIEQQACILFHHFNITAGLGLSLETMSKEELDGMKDAMPLILQGVSCRLESPNHLVRKMARNIALALSKIIDPKNPLYLDDSCDGETIDWAFGFTDPKKRTLTASNSRKIGVEETQISTISGSERDSGSLPNKEKGISVKGKKKLLDFNVLDPDEIVDPGSLNLESDTNSEVDDDDSASENSYSSSDSSLQPYDLSDDDSDLKRKISQLSDVVAALRKSDDADGVERALDVVEKLIRASPDELKHAARDLTRTLVQVRCCDIALEGEEDSTEDKRQRALIALAVTCPIESLDTLHNLLYSPNVDISQRIMILDVMTEAAQELAESKITKPKHETSSLVSVVSDTRPWFLPSSTGTPGTGSWKEISGTGTFLNWSNSFERELPSKPNQVKKGKRRRWSLRSPSAQQNLMECSHNKFPMYAAAFMLPAMEGYDKKRHGVDLLGRDFIVLGKLIYMLGVCMKSAAMHPEASVLAPSLLDMLRSREVCHHQEAYVRRAVLFAAACILVALHPAYVSSALLEGNVEISNGLEWIRTYALDVADSDTDKECYTMAMTSLQLHAEMALQTSRALESARSSFRASPTLRSDASKVNIKIPYLNGN, from the exons ATGAAGCCAAATGTATCTAGGATTGCACAGGTTGTTGCGTCTATTCCTGACAAAGCTAGAATGAACTCCCCAACTTCATTGTCATCACA TGTATTCTTCAGGCAGATTATTGTCCAATTACTCTCCCTGGAAGAAGAAAGAGAGGTGATAGACACCTCAGATGAAATAGACAAAAACGGTGCACTGTTATTTATAGGGGAAACTTTTTCTCGCATTTGTCGCCGTGGTTCTGCTG ATCTTCTAGCAAGTGAATTAATACCCCGAGTTCTAAGGCTCGTCAACAGCTGCTTATCATCAAATGACAGTTCTATTAATGAGGATGTGCTTGAGTCAAAGCCAGAAGCGGTGTTTTGGTTGAAAATGATGGAATCAATCACGGATCCTTATACAACAGAAAGAATCTCTGAGCAGATTTTACATGAACTAGCCAGGCAAGACACAAATGATGTTCAAGCATATTGGGTTCTGTGGCTGTTTTTCCATAGAATTTTCAATCTTCGGGCTTCTGTCAG GTCCATGTTTGTTGACACATTCATACTCTGGAAGGTATTCCCTTTTAGTTGCCTAAAATGGATACTTCAATTTGCTGTTTGTGAATGCCCGCCTGGTACCTCTTTATCAGGACATAATCGCCCTGGTCTTTTGAAGATAATCCAACGTCTACTGGCAAAATGGTCTAAGAAAGAATTTGTGCAAACAGCACCTATTGAACAACAAGCTTGTATCCTTTTTCATCATTTTA ATATAACCGCTGGTCTTGGCCTTTCCCTAGAGACAATGTCTAAAGAAGAATTGGATGGAATGAAGGATGCCATGCCTTTGATTCTTCAAGGAGTTAGCT GTAGGTTGGAGAGTCCTAATCATTTAGTTCGAAAAATGGCTAGGAATATTGCTTTGGCATTGTCTAAAATTATTGATCCAAAAAATCCTCTGTACCTTGATGATAGCTGCGATGGGGAGACAATAGATTGGGCATTTGGATTCACTGACCCCAAGAAAAGGACACTGACTGCTTCAAATTCTAGAAAAATAGGTGTTGAGGAAACACAGATATCTACAATTTCAGGTTCAGAGAGGGACTCTGGTTCCCTTCCCAATAAAGAGAAAGGCATTAGTGTAAAGGGTAAAAAGAAGTTATTGGATTTTAATGTGCTTGATCCAGATGAGATTGTTGATCCAGGATCACTGAATCTTGAATCAGATACTAATAGTGAGGTCGATGACGATGATAGTGCAAGTGAGAACTCATATTCCTCAAGTGATTCATCTTTACAGCCGTATGATTTGTCAGACGATGACTCagatttaaaaagaaaaatttcacAGTTATCTGATGTAGTTGCCGCTCTTCGAAAATCCGATGATGCTGATGGG GTGGAAAGAGCTCTTGATGTAGTGGAAAAGCTCATAAGAGCATCCCCAGATGAACTAAAACACGCTGCAAGGGATCTTACCAGAACTCTTGTTCAGGTTCGTTGCTGTGATATAGCTTTAGAAGGTGAAGAAGATTCAACAGAAGACAAAAGGCAAAGAGCATTAATTGCCTTGGCAGTCACGTGCCCAATTGAATCACTTGACACACTGCACAATCTTTTGTATTCACCTAATGTAGATATTAGTCAACGCATAATGATACTGGATGTCATGACAGAAGCAGCTCAGGAGCTTGCTGAATCAAAAATTACGAAGCCCAAACACGAGACTAGTTCTCTTGTATCGGTTGTTTCAGATACCCGACCTTGGTTCTTGCCTAGCAGTACAGGGACTCCTGGAACTGGTTCCTGGAAAGAGATTTCAGGTACTGGCACTTTTTTGAATTGGTCAAACAGCTTTGAGAGAGAACTTCCCTCAAAACCTAATCAGGTCAAGAAAGGGAAAAGACGCCGTTGGAGCCTGAGATCACCTTCTGCCCAACAAAACCTGATGGAGTGTTCTCATAACAAGTTTCCCATGTATGCTGCTGCTTTCATGCTTCCTGCTATGGAGGGTTATGATAAAAAAAGACACGGTGTTGACTTGCTTGGCAGGGATTTTATTGTCTTGGGGAAACTCATTTATATGCTTGGGGTTTGTATGAAATCTGCAGCCATGCATCCAGAAGCGTCTGTGCTGGCTCCTTCCCTTCTGGATATGTTAAGATCCAG AGAGGTATGCCATCACCAGGAAGCATATGTGAGAAGAGCCGTCCTTTTTGCAGCTGCATGCATATTGGTTGCTCTTCATCCAGCCTACGTATCATCTGCCTTACTCGAAGGAAATGTTGAAATTTCCAATGGCCTTGAATGGATTCGCACATATGCCCTTGATGTAGCTGATTCTGACACAGATAAAGAATGCTATACG ATGGCTATGACATCTTTACAACTCCATGCTGAGATGGCTCTTCAAACTTCCCGAGCACTGGAATCAGCAAGAAGTTCATTCAGGGCAAGCCCTACTCTTCGTTCGGATGCATCCAAAGTGAACATTAAAATTCCCTACCTAAATGGGAATTAG